The genomic region AGGCGCGGCACGCGGAGATCTACGGCCGGTTCCTGCACGAGAAGATCGGGATGCTCTACCCGGTCAACGACAACCTCCAGGGGCTGCTCGGCGACACCCTGCGCGACTCCCGCTGGGACATGCCCTACCTCGGCATGCAGGTCCTCATCGAAGGGCTCGCGCTCGCCGCGTTCGGCATGATCCGCGACACGACCACCAGGCCGCTGCCCAAACAGATCCTCGCCTACGTCATGCAGGACGAGGCCCGGCACGTGGCCTTCGGGCGGATGGCGCTGCGCGACTACTACAAACAGCTGAGCGACGCCGAACTGCGCGAGCGCGAGGAGTTCGTCATCGAGGGCTGCCACCTCATGCGCGACCGCCTCAGCGGCGTCGAGGTCCTGGAGAACTTCGGCATCGGCAAGCAGGAGGCCAAGGACCTCTCCGAGCACTCGGAGTACCTCCAGCTCTTCCGCAAGCTGCTCTTCAGCCGGATCGTCCCCTGTGTGAAGGACATAGGCCTCTGGGGCGAGCGGCTCCAGAAGGCCTACGTCGACATGGGGGTCTTCGAGCTGGGTGACTCGAATCTGGACCTCCTGATGGCCCAGGACGAGGAGATCGCCGAGCAGCTGGACCGGGAGCGCTTCGAAGCGGAGGAGCGGGAGCGGGTCGCCGAGGTCGCGGAGGCCATCGCGGAGGGCGGGACGGACGGCTGAACGGAGACAGCGGTGCGGACTCAGCCCTCCTCGGGGATCTCGATGGTCCTGCCGTTCTCGTCGAGGGTCCGGGTCTGCCAGTACGTGTACCACTTGTCGTCCACGTGCCCGGGAACCTTGCCCTCCGGGTAGCGGGCGTAGCCCTTGGGCGGCTCCTCGTCGTCGGACACGCACGCGCTGCCGGCGCTGCCCACGTGCAGGACCGGGTATTCGCCGCCCCCGCACACGGCGTCCTGCGTCGAGCAGGCGGTGGTGAACAGGGCCACGGTGACGCCTGCCAGGGCGAGCCCGAGCGTGGTGCGTGACGGGACGTGGAGTCGGTTGGCCGTGCGCATGGCGGGGCTCCCTCTGGTGGGTGACTGACGCTGCCAAGCCTGCCGTGGCCGGCGAGGAGGATCGTGAGCATCCGTACTCATATCCGGTGTACGTACCGGATACGCGGGCGGAGGATGACGCCATGAACTCCCCTACCGGCCACGGTGACTCAGCAGCGGCCCGCCGCAGCCTCGAAGCGCTCGCCCTCGGCGACGCCTTCGGGGAGCGGTGGTTCCCGCTCTTCCGGCCGCCCCGGCAGGCCTACGCCGAGGTCCGGGCACGCCGCACCCCGCACGAGCCCGTGTGGCACTGGACCGACGACACCGCGCTGGCGCTGGCCCTGCAACGGGTCCTCGACGAGTACGGACAGGTCGAGCAGGACCGGCTCGCCCTGTACTACGCCCTGGCCTTCGACGCCGACCAGGCCCGTGGTTACGGCCACGGCATGCACATGCTGCTGCCGGCGCTGCTGGCCTCGCCGGCCGACTGGCGCACCCTCGCGCCGGGGCTCTTCGAGGGCGGCAGCCTCGGCAACGGAGCGGCGATGCGGGTCGCACCGCTCGGAGCGCGCTTCCACTCGGACCTCGGACACGTCACCGACCAGGCCGTGCTCTCGGCCGTCGTCACCCACGCCCACCCGGAGGGCGTCGCCGGCGCGGTGGCGGTCGCGGTCGCCGCGGCGCTGTCGGTGCGCGGGGAGTTCACCCTGGAGGCGGTCGCCGGACACACGCCGGAGGGACCCGTGCGCGACGGCGTGCTCCGTGCGGCGGAGGTGCCGTTCGCCACCGAGCCGTGGAAGGCCGCCGACCTCCTGGGCAACGGGAGCCGGATCAGGGCCGACGACACCGTGCCGTTCGCTCTGTGGACCGCTGCCCGGCACCCCGGCGACCTGGAGGCCGCCCTGTGGTCGACGGCGGAGGGCTTCGGGGACGTGGACACCACGTGTGCGATCACCGGGGGCGTCGTCGGGGCGGCGACCGGGGTGGAGGGTGTCCCCGCCGAGTGGCGGCTCCGGCGGGAACCCCTGAGCTGACGGTCAGCCGAGCCGGCGCGGCGGTCCCGGCGCCGGCAGGACGCGTTCCACCGCGCACGCGATGCCGAGCAGCGCCGCGTCCGTCCCCCGGTCGGTCACCAGCTGGAGACCGGCCGGGCAGCCGTCCCGGGTGAAGCCCGCCGGCACGCTCGCCGCCGGATGGCCGCTGAGGTTGAACGCCCAGGTCAGCGCCGTGGAGAAGACGTCCCCAGGACCCTCGTGACCGTGCGGCGGGTTGGGCGTCACCGGGGTCAGGAGCAGGGGCGTACGGGCGAAGAAGGCGTCGAGGGCGCGGTCGTTGGCGGCCCGCAGTGCCCGGGTGGCGGGGGTCGTCGTCCCGCCGCGTACCGCCGTCCACGTCTCCGCCGGGTCGAGCAGCGTGACGGGGTCACGGACCAGGCGGATCACCCCGGCCTCCGCCAGCCGCTCCACCGCGGCCCCCACCACCCCGGCCACCTCCGGTTCCACGGACGCGAAGCCCAGGTCCGGGCTGTAGGCGGCCGGGACCGGAAGCAGCGCCGGCCGGGGCGCGCAGCCGTCCAGCACATGGCGCAGGTACGTCCCCGCCCGTGCCGCCGAGCTCGCCAGCACGCCGGGGGACGCGAGGCCCGTGCGGTCGGGGGAGGGCAGCAGCCCTTGCGTCGTCTTCAGGCCGAACACTCCGCACCACGCCGCCGGGATCCGTACCGAGCCCGCTCCGTCGCTGCCCGTCGCCAGCTCCACCATGCCCGCGGCGACCGCCACGGCGGATCCCGCCGACGATCCGCCGGGAGTCCGGTCCGGGCGCCACGGGTTGACCGTACGGCCGTGCGCCCCCCGCCCCCAGGTCTGCCACCGGGTGCCGGGGCCCGGTACGGAGGTCGATCCGACCGGTACGCCGCCCGCGGCGGCCAGCCGGCGGGCGGCGTACGAGCGGATGCCCGCGCGGCCCTTCACGGCGAACGGCAGCCCGGCGAGCGGGAGACGGGCCGCGGCCTCCGCCCCGGCCCGTGCCTCCTCGTGCCAGACCTCCGTGAACGCGCGGAGTTCCGGGTCAAGTTCGTCGATCCGGGCGAGCGCCGCCGCCACCGCTGATGTCATGGGCGTCAGTCTCGGGCCTCCAGCGCCGCCTCCATCACCGCGCGGGCGATCGGAGCCGCGTTGCCGCCACCGCTGACGTCGGCCCGGTCGGCGGCCGCGTCCTCCACCACCACCGCCACGGCCACCGCCGGGCGGCCGGAGTCCGGTGCCTGCGCCCAGGCGATGAACCAGGCGTACGGCGTACCGGAGTTGTCGACCCCGTGCTGCGCCGTGCCCGTCTTGCCGCCGACCGTCACCCCGTCGATCGCCGCGTTCGTGCCGGTGCCGTCCTCCACGACGTCGACCATCATCCGCTGGAGCCACCGGGCCGTCGTGGGGCTCATGGCCTGGTGGTACGAGTCCGAACCCTGCTGCCGGACCGTGTCGCCGTCGTCGGTGGTCACCCGGTCCACCAGGTGGGGGCGCCTGAGGTCGCCGCCGTTCGCGACCGCCGAGGCCACCATGGCCATCTGGAGCGGGGTCGCCGTCGTGTCGAACTGGCCGATCGAGGACTGGGCCAGCTGGTCGTCGCTCATGTCGGAGTCGAAATTGCTGCGGGCCACCCGGGAGGGGATCTTCAGGTCGTCGTCGTTGAAACCGAACCTGTCCACCGCCTCCAGCATCCCGTCCAGCCCCACCTCGACGCCGAGGTGCGCCATCACCGTGTTGCAGGAGACCCGGATCGCCTCCGCCAGTGACGCCTTCTCACAGCCGCGCGCCTCGTTGGGCAGCACGGTCGAGGTGCCGGGCAGGACGTAGGGGGACGGGGTGTCGGTCTCCGCGTCCGGATCGGTGACCACCTCCGCGTCCAGCGCGGCGGCCGCCGTCACGATCTTGAAGGCCGAACCGGGCGGATACGTCTGCCGGATGGCCCGGTTGAGCATCGGCCGGCTCTGCGCGCGGTTGAGCCGCGCCCAGGCGTCCGTGACGGCGGAGCCGGTGCCGGAGAGGACCTCGGGATCGTACGAGGGGGAGGAGACCAGCGCCAGGATGCGGCCGGTCGCGGGGTCGAGGGCGGCGACCGCGCCGCGCCTGCCGTCCAGGCCCTCGTACGCCGCGCGTTGCATCGAGTCCTCGATGGTGGTGACGACGTCGCCGCCGGGCTGCCGGCTGCGGGTGATGTCCCCCCAGAGCGGGAGCGGGGCCAGGATTGGGTCGGTGCCGGAGAGGACGCCGTCCTCGGCGTTCTCCAGCAGGGTGGTGCCGTACGTCTGCGAGGCGTAGCCCGTCACCGGCGCGTACAGCGGCCCGTGGCGGTAGGTGCGCTCGTACGCGAGCTGCTCGCCGGTGTCCTTCGACCCGGTGACGGGTTCGTCGCCCACCAGGATGTTGCCGCGCGGCTGGTCGTAACGGTCGATGGTGGTGCGGCGGTTGGCGGGGTTGGTGGTGAGTTCGCCGGCCTCGAAGAGCTGGACACGGGCGGCGTTCGCCAGCAGGGCGAGGAGCAGGAGCAGGCAGAATCCGGCGGCGTGCCGGATGTGGCGGATCACTGTCCCTCCCCGGCCGGCACGGTCTCCGTGTCGGGGGCGGGTGTGCGGGCCACGTCGCTGACCCGGATGAGCAGCGCCACGATGATCCAGTTGGTGACCACGGACGACCCGCCCTGGGCCAGGAACGGCATCGCCATCCCGGTCAGCGGGATCAGCCCCATCACCCCGCCCGCGATCACGAAGACCTGGAGCGCCAGGATCGAGGCGAGGCCGACCGACAGGAGCCGCCCGAAGGGGTCCCGCAGGGCCAGGCCCGCACGGAAGCCGCGGGCGACGAGCAGGGCGTACAGCAGGAAGATCGCGGTGAGCCCGGCCAGGCCGAGCTCCTCGCCCGCGGTGGCCAGGATGAAGTCGGACTTGGCGGCGAAGCCGATGAGGATGGAGTGGCCGAGCCCGAGACCGGTGCCGAGCATGCCGCCCGCCGCGAACGCGAAGAGGGACTGCGCGAGCTGGCTCGGTCCCTGGCCCGCGTCGATCGTGGCGTACGGGTCCAGCCAGTCCTCCACCCTGCTGTGCACATGGGGTTCGAACGAGCCGACGGCGAAGGCGCCGGCCGCCGCGAGGAGCAGCCCGACCGCGATCCACCCGGTCCTGCCGGTGGCCACGTAGAGCAGGATCACGAAGAGGCCGAAGAAGAGCAGCGAGGTGCCCAGGTCCCGTTCGAGGACGAGTACGCCGACGCTGAGCAGCCAGATCGCGACGATCGGGCCCAGTACCCGGCCGGTGGGGAACTGGAGCTTCCAGATCCTGCGGCCGGTGTAGGCGAGCGCGTTGCGGTTCGCCGCGAGGTACGCGGCGAAGAAGACGGCGAGCAGGATCTTGGCGAACTCGCCCGGCTGGAAGGAGAATCCGCCGATCCTGATCCAGATCTTGGCCCCGTTCACCGCCGGGAAGAAGATCGGCACGATCATCAGGACGAGGGCGGCGGCGACCGACAGATAGGCGTACCGCTGGAGCACCCGGTGGTCGCGCAGGAACACCACCACCGCGATGAAGAACGCGACCCCGAGGGTGGACCAGATCAGCTGTGTCGTGGCCGCCCGGTCGCTCGGGGTCTCCAGGTCGAGCCGGTAGATCAGCACCAGGCCCAGCCCGTTGAGCAGCACGGCGATGGGCAGCAGCAGCGGATCGGCGAACGGGGCCCGGAAGC from Streptomyces sp. QL37 harbors:
- a CDS encoding penicillin-binding protein 2; translated protein: MIRHIRHAAGFCLLLLLALLANAARVQLFEAGELTTNPANRRTTIDRYDQPRGNILVGDEPVTGSKDTGEQLAYERTYRHGPLYAPVTGYASQTYGTTLLENAEDGVLSGTDPILAPLPLWGDITRSRQPGGDVVTTIEDSMQRAAYEGLDGRRGAVAALDPATGRILALVSSPSYDPEVLSGTGSAVTDAWARLNRAQSRPMLNRAIRQTYPPGSAFKIVTAAAALDAEVVTDPDAETDTPSPYVLPGTSTVLPNEARGCEKASLAEAIRVSCNTVMAHLGVEVGLDGMLEAVDRFGFNDDDLKIPSRVARSNFDSDMSDDQLAQSSIGQFDTTATPLQMAMVASAVANGGDLRRPHLVDRVTTDDGDTVRQQGSDSYHQAMSPTTARWLQRMMVDVVEDGTGTNAAIDGVTVGGKTGTAQHGVDNSGTPYAWFIAWAQAPDSGRPAVAVAVVVEDAAADRADVSGGGNAAPIARAVMEAALEARD
- a CDS encoding amidase family protein, producing MTSAVAAALARIDELDPELRAFTEVWHEEARAGAEAAARLPLAGLPFAVKGRAGIRSYAARRLAAAGGVPVGSTSVPGPGTRWQTWGRGAHGRTVNPWRPDRTPGGSSAGSAVAVAAGMVELATGSDGAGSVRIPAAWCGVFGLKTTQGLLPSPDRTGLASPGVLASSAARAGTYLRHVLDGCAPRPALLPVPAAYSPDLGFASVEPEVAGVVGAAVERLAEAGVIRLVRDPVTLLDPAETWTAVRGGTTTPATRALRAANDRALDAFFARTPLLLTPVTPNPPHGHEGPGDVFSTALTWAFNLSGHPAASVPAGFTRDGCPAGLQLVTDRGTDAALLGIACAVERVLPAPGPPRRLG
- a CDS encoding FtsW/RodA/SpoVE family cell cycle protein, which translates into the protein MTATTAEARPPELRLPKRRGVELSLLIGAVLISVYGYAAVGLARNDAVPPDVAGYGAGLGLLALLAHLAVRFRAPFADPLLLPIAVLLNGLGLVLIYRLDLETPSDRAATTQLIWSTLGVAFFIAVVVFLRDHRVLQRYAYLSVAAALVLMIVPIFFPAVNGAKIWIRIGGFSFQPGEFAKILLAVFFAAYLAANRNALAYTGRRIWKLQFPTGRVLGPIVAIWLLSVGVLVLERDLGTSLLFFGLFVILLYVATGRTGWIAVGLLLAAAGAFAVGSFEPHVHSRVEDWLDPYATIDAGQGPSQLAQSLFAFAAGGMLGTGLGLGHSILIGFAAKSDFILATAGEELGLAGLTAIFLLYALLVARGFRAGLALRDPFGRLLSVGLASILALQVFVIAGGVMGLIPLTGMAMPFLAQGGSSVVTNWIIVALLIRVSDVARTPAPDTETVPAGEGQ
- a CDS encoding ADP-ribosylglycohydrolase family protein is translated as MNSPTGHGDSAAARRSLEALALGDAFGERWFPLFRPPRQAYAEVRARRTPHEPVWHWTDDTALALALQRVLDEYGQVEQDRLALYYALAFDADQARGYGHGMHMLLPALLASPADWRTLAPGLFEGGSLGNGAAMRVAPLGARFHSDLGHVTDQAVLSAVVTHAHPEGVAGAVAVAVAAALSVRGEFTLEAVAGHTPEGPVRDGVLRAAEVPFATEPWKAADLLGNGSRIRADDTVPFALWTAARHPGDLEAALWSTAEGFGDVDTTCAITGGVVGAATGVEGVPAEWRLRREPLS
- a CDS encoding ferritin-like domain-containing protein, encoding MSTHDLYTTPPAAPTWQVPATGAARFSWDYDDGRERLLALYQKGKDKQWDGNKRIDWSLEVDPADPLGTPDEALTLYGTPHWAKMTERDRGELRKHYTSWQFSQFLHGEQGAMVCAARIVESVPDLDAKFYSATQTMDEARHAEIYGRFLHEKIGMLYPVNDNLQGLLGDTLRDSRWDMPYLGMQVLIEGLALAAFGMIRDTTTRPLPKQILAYVMQDEARHVAFGRMALRDYYKQLSDAELREREEFVIEGCHLMRDRLSGVEVLENFGIGKQEAKDLSEHSEYLQLFRKLLFSRIVPCVKDIGLWGERLQKAYVDMGVFELGDSNLDLLMAQDEEIAEQLDRERFEAEERERVAEVAEAIAEGGTDG